From a region of the Peptococcaceae bacterium genome:
- a CDS encoding sigma 54-interacting transcriptional regulator, producing the protein MININNKLKGKIGLIAPNSDIAGLARKAAGEFGNIFDIYEGNLVNGVEAARQAMERGNEVFISRGGTAHLIEKLLRVPLVSIVFSGVDLLKTVEKAKDYDSRFALMGHDNLLGGIEGDYRFFGCMLRVEKFNDYQEIEESIQRLYKNRGVRVFIGGEAVVECARQLGFTGVLLECGIESIRRAVLEAARLAEMKMVESERYLQFKAITEHSSEGIITVDDNETVKYLNPVARKMFSRNLRSKGEIEGKSLKDILPEMGEIASAGKQVLQVYKDIGDIKVMANYIPLSLGQASLGGLLSFQDVTRIEELEKRIRQEQHAKGLFAKYRFEDIITDNKMMLKTITYARRVARTESSVLITGESGTGKELMAQSIHNASPRKNGPFVAINCAALPESILESELFGYVEGAFTGARKSGKPGLFELAHKGTIFLDEIGDIPLSVQSRLLRVIQEKEVVRIGNDRVIPIDIRIISATNKDLGRLVEEGKFREDLYYRLDIIRIKLPPLRERSEDIVSLSKRFVEYYCAKNDLKPKRITRKALNMLKCYSWPGNIRELQNFIESLVIIAYDDEVIDESVVEQLIKDKIDYRCLLEMKYRPNGSTARKENGDGVLRKIEYQSIQEVLRQVRGNKNKAAEILGISTTTLWRRLKTMSGESQK; encoded by the coding sequence GTGATTAACATTAATAACAAGTTGAAAGGCAAAATCGGGTTAATTGCTCCCAATTCCGACATTGCCGGGTTGGCCCGGAAAGCAGCCGGCGAATTCGGGAACATCTTCGATATTTACGAAGGCAACCTTGTTAACGGTGTTGAAGCGGCCAGGCAAGCGATGGAAAGGGGAAACGAAGTTTTCATCAGCCGGGGCGGGACAGCGCACTTAATAGAAAAACTCCTGAGGGTCCCGCTTGTCTCTATCGTTTTTTCCGGCGTTGACCTGCTGAAAACCGTGGAGAAGGCCAAGGATTATGACAGCCGTTTCGCCTTGATGGGCCATGATAACCTGCTCGGCGGGATCGAAGGCGACTATCGGTTTTTCGGCTGCATGCTGCGTGTGGAAAAGTTCAATGATTACCAGGAAATAGAAGAAAGCATCCAGCGGCTTTACAAAAATAGGGGGGTCCGTGTTTTTATCGGCGGGGAAGCCGTGGTGGAGTGCGCACGGCAGCTTGGCTTCACGGGAGTGCTTTTGGAATGCGGGATCGAATCGATCAGGAGGGCGGTGCTGGAGGCGGCGCGCCTGGCTGAAATGAAAATGGTCGAGTCGGAAAGGTACCTCCAGTTTAAAGCGATAACCGAGCACAGCAGCGAAGGCATAATAACGGTGGACGATAATGAAACGGTGAAGTACCTCAACCCCGTCGCCAGGAAAATGTTCTCCCGCAACCTGAGATCGAAAGGGGAAATAGAGGGTAAATCCTTAAAAGACATTCTGCCGGAGATGGGCGAGATTGCCAGCGCCGGAAAGCAGGTCCTGCAGGTTTACAAAGACATCGGGGATATAAAGGTGATGGCCAATTATATCCCCTTGAGCCTCGGCCAAGCTTCGCTCGGGGGCCTCCTTTCCTTTCAGGACGTGACCAGGATTGAGGAACTGGAAAAAAGAATAAGGCAGGAACAGCATGCCAAAGGGCTGTTTGCCAAATACAGGTTTGAGGATATAATCACCGACAACAAAATGATGCTCAAAACCATAACTTATGCCCGGAGGGTGGCCAGAACGGAAAGCTCTGTGCTGATTACCGGGGAATCCGGGACGGGCAAGGAACTGATGGCCCAGAGCATTCATAATGCCAGCCCGCGCAAAAACGGGCCGTTTGTCGCCATAAACTGCGCCGCCCTGCCGGAAAGCATCCTGGAAAGCGAGCTGTTCGGCTACGTGGAAGGGGCCTTTACCGGCGCGAGAAAAAGCGGCAAGCCGGGACTCTTTGAACTGGCTCACAAGGGCACCATTTTTCTCGATGAAATCGGCGACATACCGTTGAGCGTGCAGAGCAGGCTCTTGAGAGTGATCCAGGAAAAAGAAGTTGTGAGGATAGGAAACGACCGGGTAATACCGATTGATATCAGGATTATCTCCGCCACCAACAAAGACCTGGGACGCCTGGTTGAAGAAGGGAAATTCCGGGAAGACCTGTACTACAGGCTGGACATAATCAGGATCAAGCTGCCGCCGCTGAGGGAAAGGAGCGAAGACATTGTTTCCCTGAGCAAGCGCTTTGTTGAATACTACTGCGCAAAAAACGACCTGAAGCCCAAAAGGATCACCAGAAAAGCGCTGAACATGCTGAAGTGTTATTCGTGGCCGGGCAATATCCGCGAACTGCAGAATTTCATCGAAAGCCTGGTCATAATCGCTTATGACGACGAGGTTATTGATGAGTCCGTCGTGGAACAGCTCATTAAAGATAAAATCGATTACCGCTGTCTTTTGGAAATGAAATACAGGCCCAACGGCAGCACGGCCAGGAAAGAAAACGGGGACGGGGTCCTCAGAAAGATAGAGTACCAGAGCATTCAGGAAGTGCTCAGGCAAGTCAGGGGGAACAAGAATAAAGCCGCGGAAATCCTGGGGATCAGCACTACCACTCTTTGGCGGAGATTGAAAACAATGAGCGGGGAAAGTCAAAAATAG
- a CDS encoding NADP-dependent malic enzyme: protein MADYNQMALQLHEKHRGKVEVISKVQLKTKDDLSTAYTPGVAEPCRRINENPEDIYRYTCKGNMVAVVSDGTAVLGLGDIGAAASLPVMEGKCVLFKAFGGVDAFPICIDTKDEEEIIRTVKLIAPVFGGINLEDINAPRCFMIEERLKKELDIPVFHDDQHGTAICTLASLINSAKLVKKDLAACRVVISGAGAAGTAVCKILLSYGVKNITVCNRSGVINKNDPKTMRNWAHEELAKITNPDNTKGTLADALKGADIFVGVSMPGLVTREMVASMNKDAIVFAMANPVPEIYPDEAKAGGARVVGTGRSDFPNQVNNVLAFPGVFKGALAVRAREINEQMKLAAAVALAGMIPDKELSETNVLPYALDPRVAETVGEAVAKAARETGVARL, encoded by the coding sequence ATGGCTGATTACAATCAAATGGCTTTGCAGCTCCACGAAAAACACCGCGGGAAGGTTGAGGTGATAAGCAAGGTCCAGCTCAAGACCAAGGACGACCTCAGCACGGCCTATACTCCCGGTGTGGCTGAACCCTGCCGCAGGATTAATGAAAACCCGGAAGACATATACAGGTATACCTGTAAAGGCAATATGGTGGCGGTGGTTTCGGACGGGACGGCCGTTCTCGGGCTGGGAGACATCGGGGCCGCGGCCTCGCTTCCCGTCATGGAAGGCAAATGCGTGCTGTTCAAAGCATTCGGCGGTGTCGACGCGTTCCCCATCTGCATCGACACAAAGGATGAGGAAGAAATAATCAGGACCGTCAAACTGATCGCCCCGGTTTTCGGCGGCATCAACCTGGAAGACATCAACGCTCCCCGCTGCTTCATGATCGAAGAACGTTTAAAAAAAGAACTGGACATACCCGTTTTTCACGATGACCAGCATGGTACCGCCATCTGCACGCTGGCCAGCCTGATCAACAGCGCCAAGCTCGTTAAGAAGGACCTTGCTGCCTGCCGCGTGGTCATAAGCGGGGCCGGAGCGGCGGGAACAGCCGTCTGCAAGATCCTCTTATCATATGGGGTTAAAAACATTACCGTCTGCAACAGGAGCGGGGTCATAAACAAGAACGACCCGAAAACCATGCGCAACTGGGCCCATGAAGAACTGGCCAAGATCACGAACCCGGACAACACAAAAGGAACTCTGGCCGATGCCCTGAAAGGCGCCGATATCTTCGTGGGCGTGTCGATGCCCGGTCTTGTCACCAGGGAAATGGTGGCTTCAATGAACAAGGACGCCATTGTCTTCGCCATGGCCAACCCGGTTCCCGAAATATACCCCGACGAGGCTAAAGCAGGCGGGGCGCGCGTAGTGGGCACGGGCCGGTCGGATTTCCCCAACCAGGTTAACAACGTCCTGGCTTTCCCGGGGGTCTTCAAAGGGGCTCTGGCGGTCCGTGCGCGGGAAATTAATGAACAAATGAAACTGGCCGCCGCCGTCGCCCTGGCCGGCATGATACCTGACAAAGAGCTGAGCGAGACCAATGTTTTGCCTTATGCCCTGGACCCCAGGGTCGCCGAGACAGTAGGGGAAGCGGTGGCCAAGGCGGCCAGGGAAACCGGCGTGGCCCGGCTGTAA